The Papio anubis isolate 15944 chromosome 1, Panubis1.0, whole genome shotgun sequence genome window below encodes:
- the KPRP gene encoding keratinocyte proline-rich protein, with the protein MCDQQQIQCCLPIQQCCVKGPSFCSSHSPFAQSQVVVQAPCEMQIVECPAPCPVQVCQVTDQTPCQSQSTQVKCQSKTKQAKGQAPCQSKTTQVKGQAASQSQTPSAQSQAPCQSGVSYVQCEASQPVQTCFVECAPVCYTETCYVECPVQNYVPCPAPQPVQMYGGRPAVCQTQGRFSTQRQYQGSYSSCGPQFQSRAAYNNYTPQFQSRPFYSSCVPQYQSRASFSPCVPQCQTQGSYGSFTEQHRSRSTSRCLPPPRRLQLFPRSCSPPRRFEPCSSSYLPLRPSEGFPNYCTPPRRSEPIYNSRCPRQPISSCSQRRGPKCRIEISSPCCPRQVPPQRCPVEIPPIRRRSRSCGPQPSWGTSCPELRPHVEPRPLPSFCPPRRLDQRPESPLQRCPPPAPRPRLLPEPCISPELRPRPLPRQRSEPCLYPEPLPAPRPTPRPVPRPRPAQCEIPEPRPHLQPCEHPEPRPRPEPIPLPAPCPSPEPCRQPWRSPSPCWGPNPVPYPGDLGCHESSPHHLDTEAPYCGPSSYNQGQESGAGCGPGDVFPERRGQDGHGDQGNAYAGVKGEAKSAYF; encoded by the coding sequence ATGTGTGACCAGCAGCAGATCCAGTGCTGCCTGCCGATCCAACAGTGCTGCGTCAAGGGTCCCTCCTTCTGCTCTTCTCACTCCCCCTTTGCCCAGAGCCAAGTGGTGGTTCAAGCCCCTTGTGAGATGCAAATTGTGGAGTGCCCTGCACCATGCCCAGTTCAAGTTTGTCAGGTGACAGACCAGACTCCATGCCAGTCTCAGAGCACACAGGTGAAGTGCCAGTCTAAGACCAAGCAGGCGAAAGGCCAGGCTCCATGTCAGTCTAAGACCACTCAGGTGAAGGGCCAGGCTGCATCCCAATCTCAAACTCCCTCTGCTCAAAGCCAGGCTCCATGCCAATCTGGGGTGTCCTACGTGCAGTGCGAAGCCTCACAGCCTGTTCAGACTTGCTTCGTAGAATGTGCTCCAGTTTGTTATACAGAAACTTGTTATGTAGAATGCCCAGTCCAGAACTATGTACCCTGTCCAGCTCCTCAGCCTGTCCAGATGTATGGAGGGCGTCCTGCAGTGTGCCAGACTCAGGGAAGGTTCTCCACCCAGCGCCAGTATCAAGGCTCCTACAGCAGTTGTGGCCCCCAGTTTCAGTCAAGGGCTGCCTACAACAACTACACCCCCCAGTTCCAGTCGAGGCCTTTCTACAGCAGCTGTGTCCCTCAGTATCAGTCCCGGGCTTCATTTAGCCCCTGTGTGCCTCAATGCCAGACCCAGGGCTCCTATGGGAGCTTCACTGAACAGCACCGCTCTCGGAGCACCAGCCGATGCCTTCCTCCTCCTCGGCGGCTGCAGCTTTTTCCCCGCAGCTGTTCCCCACCAAGACGTTTTGAGCCCTGCTCCAGCAGCTACCTGCCATTAAGACCCTCTGAAGGTTTTCCTAACTACTGCACCCCACCCCGCCGTTCTGAACCCATCTATAACAGTCGCTGTCCTCGACAACCCATTTCAAGCTGCTCTCAGAGACGTGGCCCCAAGTGCCGAATCGAGATTTCCTCCCCGTGCTGCCCCAGGCAGGTTCCCCCACAGAGGTGCCCTGTTGAGATTCCTCCCATCAGACGCCGCTCCCGGAGCTGTGGCCCCCAGCCCTCCTGGGGCACCTCCTGCCCCGAGCTGAGGCCACACGTAGAGCCACGTCCGCTCCCAAGCTTCTGTCCACCACGGCGTCTTGACCAGCGTCCAGAGTCACCACTGCAGCGATGTCCACCTCCTGCTCCACGTCCACGTCTGCTCCCAGAACCATGCATAAGTCCAGAACTACGCCCGCGTCCTCTACCACGACAACGTTCAGAACCTTGTTTGTATCCGGAACCACTTCCAGCACCACGTCCAACACCGCGGCCAGTTCCCCGTCCTCGCCCAGCGCAGTGTGAGATTCCAGAGCCACGTCCACACCTGCAGCCCTGTGAGCACCCAGAGCCTCGTCCACGGCCAGAGCCAATTCCCCTGCCAGCGCCCTGCCCAAGCCCAGAGCCCTGCAGGCAGCCTTGGCGCAGCCCCAGCCCATGCTGGGGCCCAAATCCAGTTCCATACCCAGGAGACCTAGGCTGTCATGAGTCTAGTCCACACCACCTAGACACCGAAGCTCCCTACTGTGGCCCATCCAGTTATAACCAGGGGCAAGAGAGTGGTGCTGGCTGTGGGCCTGGTGATGTGTTTCCAGAGAGGAGGGGTCAGGATGGCCATGGAGACCAAGGCAATGCCTATGCTGGAgtgaaaggggaagcaaagagtgcttatttttaa